In Actinoplanes derwentensis, the following proteins share a genomic window:
- a CDS encoding response regulator, with translation MDSGETITVLVVDGHQTFAELLGHALAGQPDLHCVGYAGTGAEAIRLAADLSPDVIVMDPELSDADGIAIAELIRVRQPDSRVVILTASEDQTLVRRATTAGAAGFISKNGALGDVLNALRTAHRGSMTVSTDILARLLRSTTPTVVGQRGNGLTPGGLTAREDEVLQLMAAGLDARAVARRLGISVHTCRGYQKAVLAKLGAHSQLEAVAIATRRGLVRPDPR, from the coding sequence ATGGACAGCGGCGAGACGATCACTGTGCTCGTCGTCGACGGTCACCAGACCTTCGCCGAACTGTTGGGACACGCCCTCGCGGGTCAACCGGACCTGCACTGTGTGGGATACGCGGGCACCGGCGCCGAGGCCATCCGCCTCGCAGCCGACCTGTCACCCGACGTGATCGTGATGGACCCGGAACTGTCCGATGCCGACGGCATTGCCATCGCCGAACTGATCCGGGTGCGCCAGCCGGACTCCCGTGTGGTGATCCTCACTGCCAGCGAGGACCAGACCCTCGTGCGCCGGGCGACGACCGCCGGAGCCGCCGGGTTCATCTCCAAGAACGGCGCTCTCGGTGACGTCCTCAACGCTCTGCGCACCGCCCACCGCGGCAGCATGACCGTCTCCACCGACATCCTCGCCCGGCTGCTGCGCAGCACCACCCCCACGGTCGTCGGCCAGCGCGGGAACGGCCTCACCCCGGGTGGTCTGACCGCCCGCGAGGACGAGGTCCTGCAGTTGATGGCGGCCGGTCTGGACGCCCGCGCGGTGGCCCGCCGGCTCGGCATCAGCGTGCACACCTGCCGCGGATATCAGAAGGCCGTCCTTGCCAAACTGGGGGCGCACAGTCAGCTGGAAGCGGTCGCCATCGCCACCAGGCGGGGACTCGTCCGGCCTGACCCGCGGTAA